The Myxococcaceae bacterium JPH2 genome contains a region encoding:
- a CDS encoding peroxiredoxin: protein MLTVGDKLPEFKVKATVSLEKGKEFKEISNDTYKGKWTVLFAWPKDFTFICPTEIAEFGKHNKDFQDRDAQVLGLSTDSEFVHHAWRTHHPDLKNLPFPMLADVKRELSAALGILHKEEGVALRATFIADPQGIIRHVTVNDLSVGRNVKETVRTLDALQTDELCPCNWEKGQETLTQKMKAG from the coding sequence ATGCTGACCGTTGGCGACAAGCTTCCCGAGTTCAAGGTCAAGGCCACCGTGAGCCTGGAGAAGGGCAAGGAGTTCAAGGAGATCTCGAACGACACGTACAAGGGCAAGTGGACGGTGCTCTTCGCGTGGCCCAAGGACTTCACGTTCATCTGCCCGACGGAGATCGCGGAGTTCGGCAAGCACAACAAGGACTTCCAGGACCGCGACGCGCAAGTGCTCGGCCTGAGCACCGACAGCGAGTTCGTGCACCACGCGTGGCGCACGCACCACCCGGACCTGAAGAACCTGCCGTTCCCCATGCTGGCGGACGTGAAGCGCGAGCTGAGCGCCGCGCTGGGCATCCTCCACAAGGAGGAGGGCGTGGCCCTGCGCGCCACGTTCATCGCGGACCCCCAGGGCATCATCCGTCACGTGACGGTGAATGACCTGTCCGTGGGCCGCAACGTCAAGGAGACCGTCCGCACGCTGGACGCGCTGCAGACGGACGAGCTGTGCCCGTGCAACTGGGAGAAGGGCCAGGAGACCCTGACCCAGAAGATGAAGGCGGGGTAA